A portion of the Bacteroides faecium genome contains these proteins:
- a CDS encoding RagB/SusD family nutrient uptake outer membrane protein, whose protein sequence is MTKAICNLLILFIITVALFGCSEKEDEKTNSKNNVNGTIEKGPFLTGSKVTLYELDENLNQTGKNFRTETINDKGDFSFSEIELSGRYIELEISGYFYNEIIGRHSNSQINLNAITDLSGEGNVNVNILTHLEFKRVKKLMKEGSSFLNAKRLAEKELLQIFHITTEFKNPEKISLTDGDENAAMLLAISSILLYNKSEGEFSEFISKLSNEFAEEGTITSKLLLEEIYYGETGVNALSVMDNIKKYYRTQETEVVVNNIRKYIDGNGDGVLDENDETIGEGTEPIPPLEQDNEKLFKEYLKGTYVNASNYFQLITILDAVRCKQVTVSGVQINPYNTLIESAWTRAYSIMKNIHTVLEHDCSGFSFDVKPYVTSLRLYRGLIYLDMVQHWGGVPLVTSRFDGNDFNIPRASKKEVLAFIVSEITDVLSDLPEANSDDDLIFSKDLARAVLANAMLEEEIADYQGAATLLKAIIDNDKYTLLGTNNLIYKEKNMEELFSLELIAPTLFPLFEEVIKHDGSLHPIYRFTGVMLNYAQSLYRLGAYDEMKTVISQIRASLDKEKLEFLPESDACTEVANLWQEIINKDYGYFALLKQLELAVPILGIEGYETLYPIPARELDLNSNMIQNPHY, encoded by the coding sequence ATGACTAAAGCTATTTGTAATTTATTAATTCTGTTTATTATAACGGTTGCCTTGTTTGGCTGTTCTGAGAAGGAAGATGAAAAGACTAATTCGAAAAACAATGTGAATGGTACTATTGAAAAAGGGCCTTTTCTTACTGGTTCTAAAGTGACTCTTTATGAGTTGGATGAAAACTTGAATCAGACAGGAAAGAATTTCAGGACTGAGACCATTAATGACAAAGGGGATTTTTCCTTTTCGGAGATAGAATTATCCGGTCGTTATATAGAACTTGAAATTAGTGGGTACTTTTATAATGAGATAATTGGTAGGCATTCCAATTCACAAATTAATCTGAATGCTATAACTGACCTTTCTGGTGAGGGAAATGTGAATGTGAATATTCTGACTCATCTGGAATTTAAACGTGTAAAGAAGTTGATGAAGGAAGGCAGTAGTTTTCTTAATGCGAAGAGACTTGCAGAGAAGGAACTGTTGCAGATTTTCCATATCACTACGGAATTTAAAAATCCGGAGAAAATTAGTTTGACTGATGGGGATGAAAATGCGGCGATGCTGTTGGCTATTTCTTCGATATTGCTATATAATAAATCGGAAGGTGAGTTCTCAGAGTTCATCTCCAAACTTAGCAATGAATTTGCAGAAGAAGGAACAATTACTAGTAAATTATTGTTGGAAGAAATTTATTACGGGGAGACGGGCGTAAATGCCTTATCTGTAATGGATAATATCAAGAAGTATTATCGGACTCAGGAAACAGAGGTTGTGGTCAATAATATTCGTAAATATATTGATGGTAATGGCGATGGAGTTTTGGATGAAAATGACGAAACGATAGGCGAAGGAACGGAACCGATTCCACCCTTAGAGCAGGATAATGAGAAATTATTTAAAGAGTATTTGAAAGGTACTTACGTAAATGCGAGCAACTATTTTCAACTTATAACCATACTTGATGCTGTTCGATGCAAACAGGTAACTGTCTCTGGAGTTCAGATAAATCCCTATAACACGTTGATAGAAAGTGCTTGGACTCGCGCTTATAGTATTATGAAAAATATACATACTGTACTGGAACACGATTGTTCAGGATTTAGTTTTGATGTAAAGCCTTATGTTACTTCCCTTCGTTTATATAGAGGCCTTATCTATTTGGATATGGTACAGCATTGGGGTGGAGTTCCACTTGTGACAAGTAGATTTGACGGTAATGATTTTAATATTCCTAGGGCTTCAAAGAAAGAAGTACTTGCTTTTATTGTGAGTGAGATAACAGATGTGTTATCCGATTTGCCAGAAGCAAATTCTGATGATGACCTTATTTTTTCAAAAGATTTAGCCAGGGCTGTACTTGCAAATGCAATGTTAGAAGAAGAAATTGCTGATTATCAGGGAGCAGCTACTTTACTAAAGGCCATCATTGATAATGACAAATATACTCTCTTGGGTACGAATAATTTGATTTACAAAGAAAAGAATATGGAAGAACTCTTCTCATTGGAATTGATTGCTCCTACTCTTTTTCCGCTTTTTGAAGAGGTGATAAAACATGATGGCTCATTGCATCCTATATATAGATTCACAGGTGTTATGTTGAACTATGCCCAATCTTTATATCGTCTTGGAGCTTATGATGAAATGAAAACGGTAATAAGCCAGATAAGAGCATCTTTGGATAAAGAGAAACTGGAATTTTTACCTGAGAGTGATGCGTGTACAGAAGTTGCAAATCTGTGGCAAGAGATTATAAATAAGGATTACGGGTATTTTGCTCTACTGAAACAGTTGGAACTAGCTGTGCCAATATTAGGAATTGAAGGGTATGAAACTTTATATCCGATTCCAGCTCGAGAACTTGATTTGAATTCTAATATGATACAAAATCCTCATTATTAG
- the carB gene encoding carbamoyl-phosphate synthase (glutamine-hydrolyzing) large subunit, translating to MEKEIKKVLVLGSGALKIGQAGEFDYSGSQALKALKEEGISSVLVNPNIATIQTSEGIADKVYFLPVNTYFVEEIIKKENPDGILLAFGGQTALNCGAELYTQGILDKYGVKVLGTSVEAIMYTEDRDLFVKKLDEINMKTPVSQAVESMEDAIAAARKIGYPVMVRSAYALGGLGSGICANEEEFLKLAESSFAFSKQILVEESLKGWKEIEFEVIRDANDHCFTVASMENFDPLGIHTGESIVVAPTCSLDDKELKMLQELSTKCIRHLGIVGECNIQYAFNSDTDDYRVIEVNARLSRSSALASKATGYPLAFVAAKIALGYSLDQIGEMGTPNSAYVAPQLDYYICKIPRWDLTKFAGVSREIGSSMKSVGEIMSIGRSFEEIIQKGLRMIGQGMHGFVGNDELHFDDLDKELSRPTDLRIFSIAQAMEEGYSIERIHDLTKIDPWFLGKLKNIVDYKAKLSAYNKVEDIPADVMREAKVLGFSDFQIARFVLNPVGNMEKENLAVRAYRKSLGILPAVKRINTIASEHSELTNYLYMTYAVEGYDVNYYKNEKSVVVLGSGAYRIGSSVEFDWCSVNAVQTARKLGYKSIMINYNPETVSTDYDMCDRLYFDELSFERVLDVIDLEQPRGVIVSVGGQIPNNLAMKLYRQSVPVLGTSPISIDRAENRNKFSAMLDQLGIDQPAWMELTSLEEVKGFVEKVGYPVLVRPSYVLSGAAMNVCYDDEELENFLKMAAEVSKEYPVVVSQFLENTKEIEFDAVAQNGEVVEYAISEHVEFAGVHSGDATLVFPAQKIYFATARRIKKISRQIAKELNISGPFNIQFLARNNEVKVIECNLRASRSFPFVSKVLKRNFIETATRIMLDAPYSRPDKSAFDIDWIGVKASQFSFSRLHKADPVLGVDMSSTGEVGCIGDDFSEALLNAMIATGFKIPEKAVMFSSGAMKSKVDLLDASRMLFAKGYQIYATAGTAAFLNAHGVDTTPVYWPDEKPGAENNVMKMIADHKFDLIVNIPKNHSKRELTNGYRIRRGAIDHNIPLITNARLASAFIEAFCELKLSDIQIKSWQEYK from the coding sequence ATGGAAAAGGAAATCAAGAAAGTTCTCGTTTTGGGCTCTGGAGCACTCAAAATCGGACAAGCCGGAGAGTTCGACTACTCAGGCTCACAAGCACTGAAAGCTTTGAAAGAAGAAGGTATCAGCTCAGTATTGGTAAACCCGAACATCGCAACCATTCAGACTTCTGAAGGTATCGCCGATAAAGTGTATTTCCTTCCCGTAAATACTTATTTTGTAGAAGAAATTATCAAGAAAGAGAATCCCGACGGCATCTTGTTGGCTTTCGGCGGACAGACTGCATTGAACTGCGGCGCGGAACTCTATACGCAAGGTATTCTTGATAAATACGGAGTGAAAGTGCTTGGTACATCGGTAGAAGCTATCATGTACACGGAAGACCGCGACCTGTTTGTTAAGAAACTGGACGAAATCAACATGAAGACTCCGGTGAGCCAGGCCGTAGAAAGCATGGAAGACGCGATTGCCGCAGCCCGCAAAATCGGTTATCCGGTGATGGTGCGCTCGGCTTACGCACTGGGTGGTCTTGGTAGCGGTATCTGCGCAAACGAGGAAGAATTCCTGAAACTGGCAGAAAGCTCATTCGCCTTCTCAAAACAAATCCTTGTAGAAGAATCTCTGAAAGGCTGGAAAGAAATCGAATTTGAAGTAATCCGCGACGCTAACGACCACTGCTTCACAGTAGCCAGCATGGAAAACTTCGACCCGCTGGGTATTCATACAGGTGAATCTATCGTTGTTGCTCCTACTTGCTCTCTGGACGACAAGGAACTGAAAATGTTGCAGGAACTTTCTACGAAATGTATCCGCCACCTGGGCATCGTAGGTGAATGTAACATCCAGTACGCTTTCAACTCTGATACGGACGACTACCGTGTGATTGAAGTAAACGCCCGTCTGAGCCGTTCTTCCGCTTTGGCTTCCAAGGCTACCGGTTATCCGTTGGCATTCGTTGCCGCTAAGATTGCTTTGGGTTACTCACTCGACCAAATCGGTGAGATGGGAACTCCAAACTCAGCTTATGTCGCTCCGCAACTCGACTACTATATCTGTAAAATCCCTCGTTGGGACTTGACGAAATTCGCCGGTGTATCCCGCGAAATCGGTTCAAGCATGAAGTCAGTAGGCGAAATCATGTCTATCGGCCGTTCTTTCGAAGAAATTATCCAGAAAGGTCTTCGTATGATTGGTCAGGGTATGCACGGTTTCGTAGGTAACGACGAACTTCACTTCGACGACCTCGACAAGGAACTTTCACGTCCTACCGACTTGCGTATCTTCTCTATCGCACAAGCTATGGAAGAAGGATACAGCATCGAACGTATCCACGACCTGACAAAGATTGACCCCTGGTTCCTCGGCAAACTGAAGAATATCGTTGATTACAAAGCTAAATTGTCCGCTTATAATAAGGTGGAAGATATCCCGGCTGACGTAATGCGTGAAGCAAAAGTATTAGGTTTCTCTGACTTCCAAATCGCCCGTTTCGTTCTGAATCCGGTTGGAAACATGGAGAAAGAAAACCTTGCCGTACGTGCTTACCGTAAATCTTTGGGCATCCTTCCGGCTGTAAAACGCATCAACACCATCGCTTCCGAACACTCGGAGCTGACCAACTACCTGTATATGACCTATGCGGTAGAAGGTTATGACGTGAATTATTATAAGAATGAGAAATCTGTAGTCGTACTGGGTTCGGGTGCTTACCGCATCGGTAGCTCGGTAGAATTTGACTGGTGTTCGGTGAACGCTGTTCAGACTGCCCGCAAACTGGGTTACAAGTCTATCATGATTAACTACAACCCCGAAACGGTTTCTACCGACTATGATATGTGCGACCGCCTGTACTTCGACGAACTTTCTTTCGAACGTGTACTTGACGTAATCGACCTTGAACAACCTCGCGGCGTCATCGTCTCCGTAGGTGGACAGATTCCGAACAACCTGGCTATGAAACTGTATCGTCAGTCGGTTCCTGTACTGGGCACTTCTCCGATTTCTATCGACCGTGCCGAAAACCGTAACAAGTTCTCTGCTATGCTCGACCAACTGGGTATCGACCAACCGGCTTGGATGGAACTTACCAGCCTTGAAGAAGTGAAAGGTTTCGTGGAAAAAGTCGGTTATCCGGTATTGGTTCGTCCTTCTTACGTTCTTTCGGGAGCTGCAATGAATGTTTGCTACGATGACGAAGAACTGGAAAACTTCCTGAAGATGGCTGCCGAAGTTTCTAAGGAATATCCGGTAGTGGTTTCCCAATTCCTCGAAAATACAAAAGAAATCGAGTTTGACGCTGTTGCACAGAACGGTGAAGTAGTAGAGTACGCAATCTCCGAACATGTGGAATTTGCAGGTGTTCACTCCGGTGACGCTACGTTGGTATTCCCGGCTCAGAAGATTTACTTCGCGACTGCACGCCGCATCAAGAAAATCAGCCGTCAGATTGCAAAGGAACTTAATATCTCCGGTCCGTTCAACATTCAGTTCCTTGCCCGCAACAACGAGGTGAAAGTAATCGAATGTAATCTGCGTGCTTCGCGTAGCTTCCCATTTGTTTCTAAAGTACTGAAACGTAACTTTATCGAAACCGCTACCCGCATCATGCTGGACGCTCCATACTCACGTCCGGATAAGTCCGCATTCGATATCGACTGGATCGGTGTAAAAGCTTCTCAATTCTCTTTCTCCCGTCTGCACAAGGCTGACCCGGTATTGGGCGTGGATATGTCTTCTACAGGTGAAGTGGGATGTATCGGTGATGACTTCTCTGAAGCATTGCTGAACGCAATGATTGCTACCGGTTTCAAGATTCCTGAAAAAGCGGTGATGTTCTCTTCAGGTGCTATGAAATCAAAAGTTGATTTGCTGGATGCCAGCCGCATGTTGTTCGCCAAAGGTTATCAGATTTACGCTACTGCCGGAACTGCTGCCTTCCTGAACGCTCACGGTGTGGATACTACTCCGGTTTACTGGCCGGACGAAAAGCCGGGTGCAGAAAACAACGTGATGAAGATGATTGCCGACCACAAGTTCGATTTGATTGTTAACATTCCGAAGAATCATAGCAAGCGCGAATTGACAAACGGTTACCGTATCCGTCGTGGCGCAATCGACCATAACATTCCGTTGATAACAAATGCCCGTCTGGCAAGTGCCTTTATCGAAGCATTCTGTGAACTGAAACTGAGTGATATTCAGATTAAGAGCTGGCAGGAGTACAAATAA
- the trpS gene encoding tryptophan--tRNA ligase, translating into MGKEKIILTGDRPTGRLHIGHYVGSLKRRVDLQNAGDYSKMFIFIADSQALTDNIDNPEKVRQNVIEVALDYLACGIDPSKATIFIQSQIPELCELSFYFMDLVSVSRLQRNPTVKAEIQMRNFEASIPVGFFTYPISQAADITAFRATTVPVGEDQEPMLEQAREIVRRFNYIYGETLVEPEILLPDNAACLRLPGTDGKAKMSKSLGNCIYLSEEPEEIQKKIMSMYTDPGHLRVQDPGKIEGNTVFTYLDAFCRPEHFERFLPDYPNLEELKAHYQRGGLGDVKVKRFLNSIMQETLEPIRNRRKEFSKDIPAIYEMLQQGCEVARAAAAETLADVKKAMKINYFDDKELIEEQVKRFSQE; encoded by the coding sequence ATGGGAAAAGAAAAAATCATATTGACGGGAGACCGCCCTACCGGCAGACTTCATATCGGACATTATGTAGGTTCGTTGAAACGCAGAGTTGACTTGCAGAACGCAGGTGATTACAGCAAGATGTTTATCTTCATCGCCGACTCACAGGCGTTGACCGACAATATAGACAATCCTGAAAAGGTACGTCAGAATGTAATCGAGGTTGCCCTTGATTATTTGGCTTGCGGCATCGACCCGTCCAAAGCCACTATCTTCATCCAGTCGCAAATCCCGGAACTGTGCGAACTCAGTTTCTACTTTATGGACCTTGTCAGCGTGTCACGCCTGCAACGTAACCCGACTGTGAAAGCGGAAATCCAAATGCGCAACTTTGAAGCGAGTATCCCCGTAGGGTTTTTCACTTATCCCATCAGCCAGGCTGCGGACATCACGGCTTTCCGTGCAACGACTGTCCCTGTCGGCGAAGACCAGGAACCGATGCTCGAACAGGCTCGTGAAATCGTCCGCCGATTCAACTATATATATGGTGAAACTTTGGTAGAGCCGGAAATCCTGTTGCCGGACAATGCGGCCTGCCTGCGTCTTCCGGGAACTGACGGTAAGGCGAAGATGAGCAAATCACTCGGCAACTGTATCTATCTGTCGGAAGAACCGGAAGAGATTCAGAAGAAAATCATGAGTATGTACACTGACCCGGGACATCTCCGCGTGCAGGACCCGGGAAAGATTGAAGGTAATACGGTATTTACTTATCTCGACGCTTTCTGCCGTCCCGAACATTTCGAACGCTTCTTGCCGGACTACCCGAATCTGGAAGAGTTGAAAGCTCATTACCAACGCGGCGGACTGGGCGACGTAAAAGTAAAACGTTTCCTGAATTCTATCATGCAGGAGACTTTGGAACCGATTCGCAATCGTCGCAAAGAGTTCAGCAAGGATATTCCTGCTATCTACGAGATGCTTCAGCAAGGCTGCGAAGTGGCAAGAGCTGCTGCTGCCGAGACTTTGGCTGACGTGAAGAAGGCGATGAAGATTAATTATTTTGATGATAAGGAATTAATCGAAGAGCAGGTGAAACGTTTCTCGCAAGAGTAA
- a CDS encoding DUF2339 domain-containing protein, producing the protein MGDLNSVYLLLGIVMLIVLLCRFDGRFTKIEKELDVIKKQMDALLKGQAKMAAGDMKSSEETSEKVVIEVLSKEKLVEEELVVQEPSTIVEVVAADKLQDAPESVQESVQEEIIESIPVMDTVREESAMSPEPIHVAPATPKPPKKQINYEKFIGENLFGKIGILIFVIGVGFFVKYAIDKNWINETFRTVLGFLTGAALLFVAERLQKKYRTFSSLLAGGAFAVFYLTVAIAFHYYHIFSQTVAFIILIATTIFMSVLSVIYDRRELAIIALVGGFLAPFIVSSGEGSYQVLFTYVSILNLGMFGLSIYKKWSELPIISFVFTCLIMASFLLLSYSSRSTVISGHLLMFATLFYFIFLLPVFSILRGEKIQAMSRGLVFVIITNNFIYLLSGILFLQNMGLSFKASGLLSLFIALVNLGLVIWLWKNRKDYKFLAYTTLGLVLTFVSITIPIQLDGNYITLLWASEMVLLLWLYVKSKVRVYEYAAKVLVGLTFVSYLMDVYDVMSHGYRSSGAIFLNSSFATSLFVGLATGAFALLMGYYYQFFSTARRLKYSFWNPFMLIVSVAILYYTFMTEFKLYFEGATRSGAMFLFTAVSISSVCYAFRKRFPITKHLTSYILAIGANVLVYIINIWGDQRIWTSPPVVLPWLTAAFVIANLYYVARLYYTTIGIKPRFTVYINILATLLWLTMVRSFLWQAGVDDFSAGLSLSLSIAGFVQMGLGMRLHQKAMRMVSLATFGIVLLKLVFDDLWAMPTIGKIIVFIILGLILLILSFLYQKLKDVLFKNDEEEIN; encoded by the coding sequence ATGGGCGATTTGAATAGTGTATATCTGCTGCTTGGTATAGTGATGCTTATTGTTTTGCTATGCCGGTTTGATGGTCGGTTTACGAAGATAGAGAAAGAGCTTGATGTAATAAAAAAACAGATGGACGCTCTTCTGAAGGGGCAGGCGAAAATGGCTGCTGGTGATATGAAATCAAGTGAGGAGACGTCTGAGAAAGTAGTAATAGAAGTCCTGTCAAAAGAAAAATTGGTTGAAGAAGAGTTGGTTGTTCAAGAACCAAGTACAATTGTTGAGGTTGTGGCTGCTGATAAATTGCAAGACGCTCCGGAATCAGTTCAAGAATCTGTTCAGGAAGAAATTATTGAAAGTATCCCAGTTATGGATACGGTTCGGGAAGAGTCTGCAATGTCTCCAGAACCGATTCATGTGGCACCGGCTACTCCGAAACCACCAAAGAAACAAATCAATTACGAGAAGTTTATCGGCGAAAACCTTTTCGGAAAGATTGGTATTCTCATATTTGTGATAGGGGTGGGCTTCTTTGTGAAGTACGCCATTGATAAGAACTGGATAAATGAGACTTTCCGTACCGTGCTTGGTTTCCTGACCGGAGCCGCATTGCTGTTTGTTGCCGAACGTTTACAGAAGAAATATCGTACATTCAGTTCACTGCTTGCAGGCGGTGCTTTTGCCGTGTTCTATCTCACGGTTGCTATTGCGTTCCATTATTATCATATCTTCTCGCAGACTGTGGCGTTTATCATTCTGATAGCCACTACTATATTTATGTCTGTTCTCTCTGTGATATATGACAGGCGTGAGCTGGCTATTATTGCGCTTGTAGGCGGATTTTTAGCACCTTTCATTGTGAGTAGCGGCGAAGGAAGTTATCAAGTTCTGTTTACTTATGTGAGCATTTTGAATTTGGGTATGTTCGGGCTTTCCATCTATAAAAAGTGGAGCGAACTTCCGATTATCTCCTTTGTCTTTACTTGCCTGATAATGGCTAGTTTCTTACTGTTAAGCTATTCTTCCCGTTCTACGGTCATATCGGGACATTTGTTGATGTTTGCCACCTTGTTCTATTTTATCTTTTTGCTTCCAGTATTTTCCATTCTCCGTGGAGAGAAGATACAAGCAATGAGTCGTGGACTGGTATTTGTTATCATTACAAATAATTTTATCTATTTACTTTCGGGAATCCTGTTCCTGCAGAACATGGGGTTGTCTTTCAAAGCAAGCGGTCTGTTGAGCCTCTTTATAGCACTCGTCAATCTGGGGCTGGTAATTTGGTTGTGGAAGAATAGAAAAGATTATAAATTCTTGGCTTATACCACGTTGGGACTTGTATTGACCTTTGTTTCTATCACCATTCCGATTCAGTTGGACGGAAACTATATCACATTGCTTTGGGCGTCGGAAATGGTATTGCTGTTGTGGCTTTATGTGAAATCGAAGGTCAGAGTCTATGAATATGCGGCGAAGGTGCTGGTAGGTCTCACTTTTGTCTCTTATCTGATGGATGTATATGATGTAATGTCACATGGATACCGTTCTTCAGGTGCTATTTTCCTGAATAGTTCATTTGCAACCTCTTTGTTTGTAGGATTAGCCACGGGAGCATTTGCTTTATTGATGGGATATTATTATCAATTCTTCTCTACGGCACGTCGGTTGAAATATAGTTTCTGGAATCCTTTTATGCTTATAGTTTCCGTAGCCATCCTTTATTATACATTTATGACGGAATTCAAACTGTATTTTGAAGGAGCGACGCGAAGCGGAGCAATGTTCTTGTTTACTGCCGTTTCCATTTCGAGTGTTTGCTATGCTTTCAGAAAACGATTCCCGATAACGAAACATCTCACTTCTTATATCTTGGCTATCGGGGCAAACGTACTTGTATATATCATAAATATATGGGGCGACCAGAGAATATGGACTTCTCCTCCTGTTGTACTACCATGGCTGACAGCTGCGTTCGTAATAGCGAATTTGTATTATGTAGCACGCTTGTACTATACAACCATCGGCATAAAGCCCCGATTTACCGTATATATCAATATCCTTGCCACGCTCCTTTGGCTGACAATGGTACGCTCTTTCCTTTGGCAAGCAGGTGTAGACGATTTCAGTGCCGGGCTATCGCTTTCATTAAGCATTGCCGGGTTCGTCCAGATGGGGTTGGGCATGCGCCTGCATCAGAAAGCGATGCGTATGGTGAGTCTTGCGACTTTCGGAATAGTCCTACTCAAACTCGTCTTTGACGATTTATGGGCTATGCCGACTATCGGCAAGATTATCGTATTCATCATTTTAGGACTGATATTACTGATACTTTCATTCCTCTATCAGAAACTAAAGGATGTGTTGTTCAAGAATGACGAGGAAGAAATAAACTAA
- a CDS encoding family 20 glycosylhydrolase, with translation MRHTLIPLKVLCLLTIFCLTGNLSRAAVNPKPFVVPELKQWAGKDGNFIPGTDAKIVCTSSNPELLRVARMFADDYQQMFGQALSVTEGKAKAGDFVLSLSTDKKLGQEGYDIKIADRVTLSAPTSTGLYWSTRTLLQIAEQTAGHQLPKGTIRDYPDYPIRGFMIDCGRKFIPMSYLQDLVKIMAYYKMNTLQVHLNDNGFKQYFEHNWDKTYAAFRLESDTYPGLTARDGSYSKKEFIDFQKQAAANFIEIIPEIDVPAHSLALAHYKPEIGSKEYGMDHLDLFKPETYEFVDALFKEYLEGDNPVFVGKRVHIGTDEYSNAKKEVVEKFRAFTDHYIRLVEGFGKQAVVWGALTHAKGDTPVKSKDVLMNAWYNGYADPATMIKDGYQLISLPDEMVYIVPIAGYYQDYLNESFLYKEWTPAHIGKAVFEEKHPAILGGMFAVWNDHAGNGISVKDIHHRVFPALQTLAVKMWTGKETSLPFEAYKEKRAAISEAPGVNQMGRIGKSPALVYERSTVTPGSTSDYPEIGYDYTVSFDITGAQEKSGTELFRSPNAVFYLTDPIRGMMGFARDGYLNTFPYKVNPGEKASIQIEGDSRSTTLRVNGKVIEEMNMQKLYFNAGKDSMSYIRTLVFPLEKAGDFNSRIENLKVYNYRVSK, from the coding sequence ATGAGACACACACTAATCCCCCTGAAAGTGCTATGCTTATTGACTATCTTTTGTCTGACCGGAAATTTATCCCGCGCTGCAGTTAATCCAAAACCATTCGTTGTCCCCGAACTGAAACAATGGGCGGGAAAAGACGGTAACTTCATCCCGGGAACGGACGCGAAAATCGTCTGTACTTCCTCAAACCCCGAACTGTTGAGAGTAGCCCGAATGTTTGCTGACGATTATCAACAAATGTTCGGACAGGCATTGAGCGTGACGGAAGGGAAGGCGAAGGCCGGAGATTTCGTTCTATCGTTATCAACAGATAAGAAATTGGGACAAGAAGGTTATGATATCAAGATAGCCGACCGCGTGACGCTCTCCGCCCCGACTTCTACCGGACTTTACTGGAGCACGCGCACCCTCCTGCAAATAGCGGAACAAACCGCCGGCCACCAACTTCCCAAAGGTACTATCCGCGATTATCCCGACTATCCCATCCGTGGATTTATGATAGACTGCGGACGTAAATTTATCCCGATGTCTTATCTGCAAGACCTGGTGAAAATCATGGCTTACTACAAGATGAACACCCTGCAAGTCCATCTGAACGATAACGGATTCAAGCAATATTTCGAACACAACTGGGACAAGACGTATGCCGCTTTCCGTTTGGAATCGGATACGTATCCGGGACTGACCGCCCGCGACGGCTCTTATTCCAAAAAGGAATTTATTGATTTCCAAAAGCAGGCAGCCGCCAACTTTATAGAAATCATACCGGAAATAGATGTTCCCGCCCATTCACTTGCACTCGCTCATTACAAACCGGAAATCGGCAGCAAAGAATATGGAATGGACCATCTTGACCTCTTCAAACCGGAAACGTATGAATTTGTAGATGCTTTGTTCAAGGAATACCTGGAAGGAGACAATCCCGTATTTGTAGGCAAACGCGTGCATATCGGCACTGACGAATACTCGAACGCGAAGAAAGAAGTAGTAGAAAAATTCCGTGCGTTCACCGACCATTATATCCGCCTGGTAGAAGGATTCGGCAAGCAGGCAGTGGTATGGGGTGCGCTCACTCATGCCAAAGGTGACACTCCGGTCAAGTCAAAGGATGTCCTTATGAACGCCTGGTACAACGGATATGCCGACCCGGCAACCATGATAAAGGACGGTTATCAACTCATCAGCCTTCCGGACGAAATGGTCTATATTGTTCCGATAGCAGGATACTATCAGGATTATCTCAACGAATCATTCTTATACAAAGAATGGACACCGGCACATATCGGCAAAGCTGTATTCGAAGAAAAGCACCCTGCCATTCTTGGCGGCATGTTCGCAGTCTGGAACGACCATGCAGGTAATGGAATTTCCGTGAAAGATATTCATCACCGTGTATTCCCCGCCCTGCAAACTCTTGCCGTGAAAATGTGGACAGGTAAAGAAACCAGCCTGCCTTTCGAAGCGTACAAGGAGAAGCGTGCCGCTATCAGCGAAGCTCCCGGAGTAAACCAAATGGGAAGAATCGGCAAAAGCCCCGCATTAGTCTATGAACGTTCCACAGTTACTCCCGGCAGCACTTCTGACTATCCCGAAATCGGCTACGACTATACAGTCAGTTTCGACATCACCGGAGCACAGGAGAAAAGCGGAACTGAACTATTCCGTTCGCCCAATGCCGTATTCTATCTGACAGACCCGATTCGCGGCATGATGGGTTTTGCACGCGACGGTTATTTGAACACGTTCCCATATAAGGTAAATCCGGGAGAGAAAGCTTCGATCCAAATCGAAGGAGACAGCCGCAGCACTACACTCAGGGTAAACGGAAAGGTTATCGAAGAAATGAATATGCAGAAACTTTACTTCAATGCAGGAAAAGACTCGATGAGCTATATCCGTACATTGGTTTTCCCCCTGGAAAAAGCCGGAGATTTCAACAGCCGGATAGAAAATCTGAAGGTATATAATTATCGTGTGAGCAAATAA